A window from Chaetodon trifascialis isolate fChaTrf1 chromosome 5, fChaTrf1.hap1, whole genome shotgun sequence encodes these proteins:
- the map1lc3cl gene encoding microtubule-associated proteins 1A/1B light chain 3C, whose product MAPFEKSMEMMPFKQRKCLETRKDEVCSIRSKFPNKLPVIVERYIREKTLPLLDKTKFLVPFELTLGQFMCLLRNKIALDSTQALFLLVAEKSMSCMSSSMGEVYSHHSDTDGFLYITYASQEVFGAPQPQARPPC is encoded by the exons ATGGCTCCTTTTGAGAAATCCATGGAGATGATGCCCTTCAAGCAGAGGAAATGCCTTG AAACAAGAAAAGATGAGGTGTGCAGCATCCGGTCTAAATTCCCCAACAAACTGCCT GTGATCGTTGAACGTTACATCCGTGAAAAGACCCTCCCCTTATTGGACAAAACTAAGTTCCTGGTTCCCTTCGAGCTCACCTTGGGTCAGTTCATGTGCCTGCTCAG GAATAAGATTGCCTTGGACTCCACCCAGGCTCTGTTCCTCCTGGTGGCAGAGAAGAGCATGTCCTGCATGTCTTCCAGCATGGGGGAGGTTTATTCCCACCACAGCGACACTGACGGCTTCCTCTACATCACCTACGCCTCACAGGAGGTGTTCGGGGCACCTCAGCCACAGGCCAGGCCGCCCTGCTGA